A window of Halopseudomonas sabulinigri genomic DNA:
TCGCAAGCTGCGCGAGCGCGGCGCTCGCGTGTGTATCGTGGGGGAGGCCAAAACGCCGGAGGCTTTGCGTAACGCCAGCGATCAGTTCTTTGAATGGTCGCCCGCCGAGGCTGACGCTGAGGCAGCTAGTGACTCGGCGGAAAAGTCACCAGCAAAAAAGGAGCCCACGACCAAGCGCAAGTCTGCCAAAGCCGAGCAAGGCAAGGAGGCTCCGAAAGAGGCGGTCAAGGAACCACCGAAGGAGAGTAGTAAAAGCACCACCAAACACCGCCCGCGCTTTGTGGTTGAGGCGGTCTCGCTGCTGGTCAGCGAGTCTTCCGAGGGCAGGGTCGGACTGGGGCCGCTGGGACAATACCTCAAGCGGACTGATCCAGCGTTCGCACCAAAAAACTACGGCCACTCCGGTCTGCTGGATATGGTGAAAACGTACGATCTGCTGGAGCTGCACAAGGAGGCTGGCGGTAACTGGACGGTGGGCCTGGCGGACGTCAAGGCAGGTTAGCAGAGCTTCGCCTTTAAGCGTTTCGCTAAATTATGGAGCGCGCCGGCCCCGGCTGGGCTATGCACTTTCTCTTGTTGGTGTGGTCTGCATAGAAGCTGCCGCTTTGCGGTTGCTGATATGGGCTAATGAGAGGAAGACCACATGGATTTGCGTTCAGGGCATTGTTTTTGGCCGATCAACTCGGGCTTGATTCAGCCTTATCCCAGCCTGGCTGGTGATCTTGACTGTGACGTACTGGTGATAGGCGCGGGCATTACCGGCGCCTTGATTGCGGATTACCTTACGCAGAAAAAGGCCAAGGTCGTGGTGCTGGATCGTAGAGATGTGGTCAGCGGCAGCACCAGCGCTTCGACGGCGATGCTGCAATACGAAATCGACACGCACCTGAGTGACCTGATTACCCGCATCGGCAAGGATCCGGCCGAACGTGCCTATCACCTGTGCTCTGATGCCATCGATAAACTGGCGAAAATCACCAAGGATTTGCCGGACTGTGGCTTTGAGCGCTACAGCAGCTTTTACTTCGCCTCCAGCGAGGATGACGTTTCCGCCCTGGAGCGCGAATATGAGGCGCGCAAGCAGGCTGGTTTTGATATTGAGCTGTGGCGCACCAAGGACATCACCAGCCGCTTCAATTTCAGCGCGCCCTGTGGTCTGTATTCCAAACAAGGCGCGCAGGTAGATCCTTTCCGTCTCGCCCACGCTTTACTGGCCCGTGCCAGCAAAGCGGGCGCGCAGATTTTTGACCGTACCGAGGTCAGCGATATAGACCAGGTACAGGACGGCATCGTTGCGTACACGGCAGAGGGGCATCAGGTACGTGCGCAGAAGGTGGTATTTGCCTGCGGTTATGAAGCGCAAAGCTGGTTGCAGGAGAAGGTTGTTGATCTCAACAGCACCTTCGCATTGGTGACTGAACCGGTTGATTCGTTTGAGGGCTGGTATGAGCAGTGCCTACTTTGGGAGTCCGAACGCCCCTACACTTACATGCGCACCACCAGTGATAACCGGATTCTGATTGGTGGTGAAGATGAGCCGTACAAAAACAGCGAACTGCGCGACAAGGCCTTGCCCAAGAAGACCAAGGCGCTGAGCAAAAAACTGTCTGCGTTGATGCCTTCGATTCCCTTCCAGGTGGCGTACTCCTGGGCCGGCACCTTCGGTGAAACCGAGGATGGCCTGGCGTACATAGGGGAAACGCGGGAGTTCCCCAATGCTTATTTTGCACTGGGCTACGGTGGCAACGGCATAACCTACAGCGTGACCGCGGCGCAGATCATCGCCGACCTGTATCTGGGCAAGAGCAATGCCGACGCGGACCTGTTCCGCTTCGGCCGTTAGCACTCAGGTCGCTACTCAGGTCGCAACCGACTTCTCGATCTGGTTGGGGAATCTGGCCACAAAGCAGGTGCCGAACTCGTCGGTGGAGGACACGCCCAGCGTGCCCTCGTGGCTTTGCGCAATCTGCGAGGCGATGTACAGACCCAATCCCAGGCCTTCGCCGCGCCCGTCTGCCTGCGATCGGGTAAAGGGATGAAAGAGCAGCGGCATCAGCTCCTGGGCAATGCGCTTGCCCTGATTGGTAACCGAGAGGATGACGTGATTGTCTTCGACCGTGGCGGTGATGCTGATCGGCGCCGCAGGTGCACCGTGATTTACCGCATTGACCAGTAGATTTGACAGCAGCTGCCCCATTCGACCGGCATCACAGAAACTCTGCTCCGGCAGCACCAGCTCTCGGTGCAGTGAACGGGCGGGATGTGTAGCGGCCACCTCGTCTATCACCGCGTTGAGCGCGTAAGCCAGTTGATCTGTCATCACCCGGCGCACGGGGATGCCGCCGCCGAGGCGGCCGCGGGAAAAGTCCAGCACATCCTCGATCAGCGCGCTCATGCGAACCGAACTCTGTGTTATCGACGTGGCAAGCTCGCGGTCACGCTCGACCGTCAGCTTGCTTTGCAGCAGTTCGGCGCTCATGCCGATTGCCGTCAGGGGAGAGCGCAGATCGTGGCCCAACACGGCAATGAACTGCTCGCGCAGGCGACCGGTTTCCGTCTCTCTGGCCAGGGCAGCTTCGATCTGCTCCTGCGCTTCCTGCATATCCAGCTGGACTGCAATCAACTGGGCGAACAGCTCTAGCGTCTTGCGCGCTGCAGATTCATCAAACTGCGCGGGCACGCTGTCGATGGCGCAAAGCGTGCCAAAGAACTCCCCATTGGCGCGCACAATCGGGATGGAAACATAGCTTTCCAACTGGTAAGTACGCGGCGTGTGGTGCGTGGAATAAACCGGATCTTTTTTTACGTCGCGGAAAATCACCGGCTGGCGGTGATCGCGAATCTCATTGCAGATGGTGGTGTCGAGCACCAACTCGCCGCCGGGCAGCAGACCAAAGTCGATGGAATCGTCTACCGCACAGGCGACCCATTTCTCGGTAGTAACTCTGGCAATCGCGGCAAAGCGCATACCGGTGGTCTGCTTCATCATGCTGAGTATCAGCGGGACGGCGTCAATCCGGGCAATTTTTAGGACGTCACCCTCAAGGTTGGAACAGTCAGACATCAGGTGGCGCCAAATAGGGAAGTTTCCGGGAGTTTAGGCGTTATCAGCCTGTTTGCCTATGCACCGCTTGCGCTGGCCAGTGAGCGCGGGCCTGGCTAAGCGGTCTTCGGCAATACATGACTTCCCGCGTAAAAGCGGGATAATGGCCGCCAATTCGTCTCGCTCGCTATTCTGGTGCCCCCCATGGAAATCAAGGTCAACTTTCTCGACAACCTGCGGCTTGAAGCCAAGTTCGATGACTTCACGGTGGTGTCTGATCAACCGATTCGCTACAAGGGCGATGGTTCGGCGCCGGGCCCATTTGACTACTTCCTGGCGTCTTCGGCGTTGTGCGCGGCCTACTTCGTCAAGCTGTACTGCAACACGCGCAATATACCCACCGACAATATTCGTCTCTCGCAGAACAACATCGTCGACCCTGAGAACCGCTATAAGCAGACCTTCAAGATTCAGGTCGAGTTGCCGGCGGATATCTCCGAGAAAGATCGCCAGGGCATTCTGCGCTCCATCGACCGCTGCACCGTCAAGAAGGCAGTACAAACCGGGCCTGACTTCATTATTGAAGAAGTCGAGAATCTCGATGCTGACGCCCAGTCATTGCTGATGCCCATGCAGGCAGAGGGTGACGGCACGCGGATTCTCGGCAAGGATCTGCCGCTCGAGCAGACCATCGCTAATATGTCCGGCATCCTCGCTGACCTGGGCATGAAGATTGAGATCGCCTCGTGGCGCAACATCGTGCCCAATGTCTGGTCGCTGCATATCCGCGATGCGCAATCGCCGCTGTGCTTTACCAACGGCAAGGGCGCCACCAAGGAAGCGGCGTTGGCCTCGGCGCTCGGCGAGTTCATCGAGCGGCTGAACTGCAACTTCTTCTACAACGATCAGTTCTGGGGCGAAGACATCTCCAATGCCGACTTTGTGCATTACCCGAACGAGCGCTGGTTCAAACCCAGCCGTAAGGACGCGCTGCCAGCGGGGCTGCTGGATGAGTACTGCCTTGAGATCTACAACCCCGAAGCGGAGCTGCGCGCCTCGCATTTGATCGACACCAACTCGGGCAATGTTGAGCGCGGCATTTGCGCACTGCCCTATGTGCGCCAGTCCGATGGCGAAACGGTTTACTTCCCCTCCAACCTGATCGAGAACCTGTTCCTCAGTAACGGCATGAGCGCTGGCAATACCCTGGCCGAAGCGCAGGTGCAGTGCCTGTCGGAAATCTTCGAGCGGGCGGTGAAGCGCGAGATTCTGGAAGGTGAAATGGCGCTGCCGGATGTGCCCGAAGCCGTCATCGCCAAGTATCCCGCCATCGCGGCCGGTATTCAGGCGCTGGAGGAGCAGGGCTTCCCGGTGCTGGTGAAAGATGCATCGCTCGGTGGTGAATTCCCGGTCATGTGCGTGACCCTGATGAACCCACGCACCGGCGGCGTTTTTGCCTCCTTTGGCGCACACCCCAGCTTTGAAGTGGCGCTGGAGCGCAGCCTCACCGAGCTGCTGCAGGGCCGCAGCTTCGAAGGTTTGAATGACCTGCCGCAGCCTACTTTTGAAAGCCAGGCGGTGACCGAGCCGAACAACTTTGTCGAGCACTTTATCGATTCCAGCGGTGTGGTCTCCTGGCGCTTTTTCAGCGCAAAAGCCGACTATGAGTTTGTCGAGTGGGATTTCTCGGGGCAGGGCGAAGACTCCAATGTGCAGGAGGCGCAAACCCTGTTCGGCATCCTCGAAGGCCTGGGCAAGGAAGCCTACATGGCGGTCTATGACGATCTGGGCGCCACCGCCTGCCGCATTCTGGTGCCGGGCTATTCCGAGGTGTACCCGGTGGATGACCTGATCTGGGATAACACCAACAAGGCGCTGTACTTCCGCGACGACATACTCAACCTGCATAGCCTGGATGAGGCGCAGCTGCAGGATCTGGTTGAACGGCTGGAAGAGAGCGAGCTGGATGATTACACCGACATCAAAACGCTGATCGGTATCGAGTTTGATGACAACACTGTGTGGGGTCAGCTGACGATTCTGGAATTGAAGGCGCTGATCTATCTGGCGCTGCAGCAGTTTGAAGAGGCCAAGGAGCTGGTCGAAACCTTCCTGCAATTCAACGACAACACGGTTGAACGCGGGCTGTTCTACCAGGCGGTTAATGTGGTGCTCGAAGTCCTGTTGGACGACGAGCTGGAGCTGGCCGACTTTGCGCCCAACTTCGAGCGCATGTTTGGCGCGGAGCGCCTGGACGCGGCGATCGGCTCCCTTGACGGCAGCGTACGTTTCTATGGTCTCACGCCCACCAATACGCAACTGCAAGGGCTGGACCGTCACCTGCGCCTGATCGACAGCTACAAGAAGCTGCATGCCGCGCGGCAACGAGCCGCCGGCTGATTCACAGAGGCAAGGTTACTGGCGCGCCGTTCAGCCTTCGCGCCAGCGATCCCAGGGCGCCACGGGCGTCACTGCTGCGCTCAGGTAGTCCATGAATGCCTTCACCTTCGGTGTTGCGATCTGGCGCTCCCGAGTGAGCACATACAGCTCGCGCCGCCCTGGCATGACCTCGCACCGCCAGCTGTTCAACAGTGGCACCAAAGCGCCTTTGGCGAGCTCATCTGCGACCAGCCAGGTGGGAAACAGGACGATGCCTTGCCCCAATAGCGCCGCGCGCAGCAAGCTCCCGGCATCGTTGCTGGTCAGGCGGCCCCCAACCTCGTAGGCCTGTTCTGTTGATGACCCCGTCCGCTGAAAGTACCAGCGCTGGCGGCCCAGTTCCCCCTGATAGACCAGACAATCATGTTGGCCAAGGGCTTCGGGATCGCTGGGCGTCCCCTGTTTTTCCAGGTAAGCAGGCGCGGCGGCCACGACATAGTTCATTGGTGCCAGGCGCCGGGCGACCAAGGAAGAGTCTGCCAGATTGCCGACCCTGAAGGTGATGTCATGACCCTCGCGCACGGGATCAATAACTCGATCATTCAACAGCAGTTCGACCTTGATGGCCGGAAACTCCTGCTGAAAGCGGTGCAGCAACGGCACCAGCTGGTATTGGCCAAAGGCACTGGGTGCGTTGATTCGCAACACGCCGCCGGGTTTGGACTGGGATTCACGCAGGGCTTCATTGGCCGTGGCCAGGCGCTCGAGAATGTCGCGCACCTCTTCATAGTATTGCCGGCCGGCTTCGGTCAGGGTGACCGCGCGCGTGTGTCGATAGAGCAGTGGCTGGCCCACTGCGTGCTCCAAGGCTTGAATTTGGCGCGATACCGACGACACTGCCCGATGGAAATGGCGTGCGGCGGCGGTGAAGCTGCCGGTAGCCGCGACCCGCTCGAAGACGAGTAAAGCGTTAAGGTCCATGTGCTGGTTCAAGTTGCGCCCTGTGCAATAAAGATTTGCGATAACGCTGATTGTAGCAATGATCCGCTGCCACCAGACTCTGTTCATCTGCTCGGCGTAACGCCGCGATTCCGAATTCTCAACAGGAGATATGAACATGCGCAAAGGTACAGCACTGGTAGTTGGCGCCACCGGTATCACCGGCGGTAATCTGGCGAGCTATCTGGTTGCCAGCGGTTGGTCGGTGTATGGGTTGTCACGCGGTGCGACAGCGCAGGAGGGTGTGATCCCGGTCGCCGTTGACCTGCTGGACGCACAAGGGGCCCGTCAAGCACTCGCTGGCTTGCCCATTACCCATGTTTTCTACTGCACCTGGGTGCGCCGCGACAGCGAGCAGGCCAATGTGCAAGCCAACAGCGCGATGATGCGCAACCTGTTTGCGGCGCTGGATGGACAGCGGCTGCAGCACGCTTCACTGGTGACTGGCACCAAGCAGTACCTGGGTTCCTTCGAGGCCTATGGCAGCGGGCGTATCGAGACGCCGTTCCGCGAATCCGAACCTCGGGTGCCGGGTGACAACTTCTACTATGCATTGGAAGACGTGTTGTTTGAGGCCGCTGAGCGCGATGGTTTCAGCTGGAACGTCCACCGTCCGCACACGGTCATCGGTTATGCCCGCGGCAACGCGATGAATATGGGCACGACGCTGGCGGTGTACGCTTCGATCTGCAAGGCGACAGGTCAGCCGTTTGTATTTCCTGGCTCACAAACGCAGTGGAATGCGCTCACCGATATGACCGATGCGCTGGTGCTGGCGCGGCAGATGGAGTGGGCAGCCACCACGCCGGGCGCAGCGAATCAGGCGTTCAACACAGTTAACGGCGACGTTTTTCGCTGGCGCCGGATGTGGCGTGAGATCGGCGAATACTTCGGCCTTGAAGTCGCCGATTGCCCCGAAACGCCGCAGCCGCTGGATGACCGCATGGCCAATGCAAAAACGGTGTGGGCCGAATTGGTGCAACAGTACAGACTGGTTGAGCCGGACCTCGACAAGCTGGCGTCCTGGTGGCACACAGATGCCGACCTGGGCCGCGAGCAGGAATGCGTGAACGACACCACCAAGTCGCGCGACTTCGGCTTTGACCATTTCCGCGAAACGCGCAGCGCCTTTTTTGATCTTTTTGATCGCCTGCGGGCTGAAAGGATTATTCCCTGAGTGCGCTACGCTGCAGAGCGGATCAAAGCGGCAGATTAGTGAAACAGCAAGTGGCGCCGAGATGAACCGGACCGTCACTTGCGTTTGCTCAAGCGCTACAAGAAACTGCCCTCCCTAGCGCATGTGGAAGGCAGCAAGTTCGAGCCGCTCGCCGGCACCTGCAGCGATGGGTTTACTATCGGATCTTTTACCCCCAGGAGGCATTATGCCGATTGATACAACGCCTGCAGCAGCGCGCCACGCGATGGTCATTGGTGCGTCCCGCGGTATCGGCCTGGGCCTGGTTCGTACTTTGCTAGGGCGGGGCTGGCAGGTAAGTGCAACGGTGCGCGATCTTGAACGCATGCCTGCGGCGCTGAGCGAACTACAGTTACAGCACCCGCGACAGCTTGACGTTGTGGCTTTTGATATGGCGCAGGCGGCACCGGCCAGCAACCTGGTCAAGCCTGCGCAGCCACTGCAACTACTGGTGGTGTCTGCCGGCGTTTTGGGGCCGGAGCACCAACGAGCTGACCAGGTAACCCGGGATGAGCTAGCCGACTTGTTCAATATCAACGCCATGGCTCCCCTGCGTGTTGCAAGGGCGCTGCTGCCGGCCCTGAGCGCTGGTGGTGTAGTCGCGTTTATCAGTTCGCGTATGGGCAGTGTGGCCTTGAACGATGGCGAAGGTCTGGAGCTTTACCGGGCCAGCAAGGCGGCGCTCAATAGCCTCACCCGTGGTTTTGCCATCAAGGAGGCAATCCCGGCGGGGCTTGGCGTGCTCAACCTTCATCCCGGCTGGGTGCAGTCCGACATGGGCGGCAGTAACGCACCGGTCACGGTTGAGAAAAGTACCAGCGGCATGGTCACAGTGATAGAAGCGGCGCTGGGACAGATTGAACACCGCTTTCTGGATTTTGAAGGTAATACGCTGGACTGGTAACACGGTGCGTCACTTTTCCAGCAGCTACCCAGACAGAACAGCCACTGGAACAGGAGTGAGTCATGCAAGAGCATCCAGTCACCGAGGGGGCTAGCGTCTCGCCGGATCAGCTCATTGATGTGTATTGCGCCGGAGCGGTTGATACCACCCCGTGGCGCGTTATTACCGACGAGGTTATGGGCGGTGTTTCCACCGCATCGCTGCAGCAGGGCGAACGCCTTGGTTCACCCTGTACCTGTCTGCATGGTCGCACCCGGTTGGAGAATGACGGCGGCTTTGTACAGATGAAGCACCCGGTAGCGCCTGATGTGAAGACGGCCAATTACACCGGCATTTTTGTTGAGCTGGCTGGCCCAGCGCACGAATATGAACTGCGCGTAAAGACCAGCCAGTTGGACAAACCATGGCAATCCTTCCGCCATACCCTCGCGGTAACGCCAGCCTGGACGCGCTTTATCGTGCCCTACAGTGAGCTGCACCCGCACCGCACCGAGGCCACGCTGGCGCCTGAAAGCATTCTCAGCGTGGCGATTGTTGCCATAGGTACAGCCTTTGATGTGGACGTCGGCGTGCGCCGCTTGGGCTTCTATCGTTGAGGGCCCGGCGCGCCCGGTGAGTGCGCGCCGGGGTGGTTGCGCGATCGTCGTTGCCACACCAAGGTCGCCGGCAATCAGGCTGACTGCAGCGTGCCTACAGGCTGCAAGGCTCGCTGTAGTTCTGTCACCAAGGCGTCAATCTGTCGTGTTGCCTGTGCAACGGACTGCGCCAACACGTCGCCACCTGCCTCCTGCCCCTCAATGGCGATCTGGTGCACCCGCGTGATGCCGATGAACCCGAGGGCGGTTATCAGGTTGGGTTCCAGGTGATTCATGTGCGCCATTTCGCCTCCGACGCCAAAGCCAACACCGCCTCTGGCGCTCAGGATCACGGCATGGCGTGGTCGATCGGCCAGCTTGGCTACGTAGGGATCAAGCGGATTACTGTCATCCACTTCAATGGTTCTGCCGGGGCGCACGATCTGATCTATCCAGGCCTTGAGCGCGGCGGGCATGCCAAAGTTGTATAGCGGCGCGGCGATCACCAGCACATCCGCTGCGATCAGCTCGGCGACCAGCTCCTCGCTTTCTGCCAGAGTCTCTTGCATCCAAGGCTCGCGGTTCTCATCCGGGGTGAACGAGGCCGCTATCCAGTCGTGGTTGATGATCGAGGGTGGCTGCTGGCCAATATCGCGATAGCAGAGGGTGTCATGTTTGCGCTGGGCCAGCCACCGACTGACGAAGCGCTGGCTGAGAAAGCGGCTGTGTGAGCCATGCACGTCTGTGCCGGCCAAGCCGGGTCGGGCGCTAGCGTCGAGTTGCAGAATGTGCGTCATGGCAAGTCTCCTTTATAAAAAACAAATTCATCTGTTATTCACTGAGAGCTCAGCCTAGAGTTAGTCGTGTTGGGCGACAAACGATCAATATTTTCAGTTATGAATGAAAGGAGATCATCTATGGGGCGGCGCTGGTTACCTTCGCTTTCAGCATTGCGTGGCTTTGAAGCGGCTGCGCGCCACGAGAGTGCCAAGCAGGCGGCAGAGGAACTGTCGGTGACTGCAACAGCGATCAGTCATCAGGTGCGAGCGCTGGAGGAGTCGCTCGGCGTCAGCCTGTTTGTGCGCAAGCCACGTCAGTTGGAGCTGACGCCGCAAGGGCGTGAATTGCAGCAGGTGCTGGAAACCGCCTTCGATAACATCAGCAACACGCTCGAGCGCATCAGCGGCTCGCCGTGCCGGCAGGCGATTACCTTGAGCACCACGCCGGCGGTGGCGGTGCGTTGGCTGTTGTCGTGGGTGTGCATGCTGCGCGATGCGCATCCGGATATTGATCTGCGTATTCACGCCTCCCACGAGCCGGTCGCGCTGGATGGCGTGACCGCTGATATCGCCATTCGCTATGGCGACGGCCGCTGGCCGGGACTGGTGGCAGAAAAGCTGCTCGATAACACTTTCATTCCGGCGTGCAGCCCGCATCTGGCATTGAATGATCCTGCGCAGCTACCGCAACACTCCTTGATCCACTTTCGTAATCAGGCAGCTGCTTCGGCACCGATTGACTGGGCGGCCTGGCAGAAGCAAGCCAACGTACCCGGCCTGGACGTGAGCGCGGGCCTGGTTTTTACGGATGAAACCCACGCCGTCTCCGCTGCCGTAGGCGCCCAGGGTGTGGCGCTGATGAGCCGTCAGTTGATCGAAGACGAGCTGCGCGAAGGGCGCTTGGTGCAGCCATTTGGCCCTGAACTGGAGGGCAAGCCGTTCTTTTTGGTGTACCCGGAAAGCCGCAAAAACGACCCGACTATACGGGCTGTTCGGGATTGGGTGATGGCGGTGCCCGGCGGGCTTTGTAGTTTGTAGTTCAACCGGTTACTTGCTCGGTATCAGCGTGCTACATACCGTTGCACGATCTGTTCATAACTGCCGTCGCCCACCAGCGCGCGCAAAGCGTCGGCATACTGTTCAACAAACGCCGGGGTATTAGAGCCTTTGCTGAAGGCAACCTCGGCTGCCGCACTTGAAACCACCACGCTGGAGGCCTTGATCTTATCGTCCAGACCAAGCTGCTGAATTTCAAAGGTGCCGGTATTTTCATCGGCGATGGCACCGTCGATGCGATCCTTTTCTATCATGTTCCACAGGTTGGCGCGTGTCGCGACCAT
This region includes:
- a CDS encoding NYN domain-containing protein; protein product: MNNHPRATAIQESPNGNDVPVAVLVDCDNVPPEILPYALRMAAQFGRVALRRGYGNHATLANRWQEALVRLAFTPHLQYQYASGKNTADIALALDALEAMFDHRAETFCLVTSDSDFAYLCRKLRERGARVCIVGEAKTPEALRNASDQFFEWSPAEADAEAASDSAEKSPAKKEPTTKRKSAKAEQGKEAPKEAVKEPPKESSKSTTKHRPRFVVEAVSLLVSESSEGRVGLGPLGQYLKRTDPAFAPKNYGHSGLLDMVKTYDLLELHKEAGGNWTVGLADVKAG
- a CDS encoding NAD(P)/FAD-dependent oxidoreductase, with product MDLRSGHCFWPINSGLIQPYPSLAGDLDCDVLVIGAGITGALIADYLTQKKAKVVVLDRRDVVSGSTSASTAMLQYEIDTHLSDLITRIGKDPAERAYHLCSDAIDKLAKITKDLPDCGFERYSSFYFASSEDDVSALEREYEARKQAGFDIELWRTKDITSRFNFSAPCGLYSKQGAQVDPFRLAHALLARASKAGAQIFDRTEVSDIDQVQDGIVAYTAEGHQVRAQKVVFACGYEAQSWLQEKVVDLNSTFALVTEPVDSFEGWYEQCLLWESERPYTYMRTTSDNRILIGGEDEPYKNSELRDKALPKKTKALSKKLSALMPSIPFQVAYSWAGTFGETEDGLAYIGETREFPNAYFALGYGGNGITYSVTAAQIIADLYLGKSNADADLFRFGR
- a CDS encoding GAF domain-containing sensor histidine kinase, translated to MSDCSNLEGDVLKIARIDAVPLILSMMKQTTGMRFAAIARVTTEKWVACAVDDSIDFGLLPGGELVLDTTICNEIRDHRQPVIFRDVKKDPVYSTHHTPRTYQLESYVSIPIVRANGEFFGTLCAIDSVPAQFDESAARKTLELFAQLIAVQLDMQEAQEQIEAALARETETGRLREQFIAVLGHDLRSPLTAIGMSAELLQSKLTVERDRELATSITQSSVRMSALIEDVLDFSRGRLGGGIPVRRVMTDQLAYALNAVIDEVAATHPARSLHRELVLPEQSFCDAGRMGQLLSNLLVNAVNHGAPAAPISITATVEDNHVILSVTNQGKRIAQELMPLLFHPFTRSQADGRGEGLGLGLYIASQIAQSHEGTLGVSSTDEFGTCFVARFPNQIEKSVAT
- a CDS encoding OsmC domain/YcaO domain-containing protein, translating into MEIKVNFLDNLRLEAKFDDFTVVSDQPIRYKGDGSAPGPFDYFLASSALCAAYFVKLYCNTRNIPTDNIRLSQNNIVDPENRYKQTFKIQVELPADISEKDRQGILRSIDRCTVKKAVQTGPDFIIEEVENLDADAQSLLMPMQAEGDGTRILGKDLPLEQTIANMSGILADLGMKIEIASWRNIVPNVWSLHIRDAQSPLCFTNGKGATKEAALASALGEFIERLNCNFFYNDQFWGEDISNADFVHYPNERWFKPSRKDALPAGLLDEYCLEIYNPEAELRASHLIDTNSGNVERGICALPYVRQSDGETVYFPSNLIENLFLSNGMSAGNTLAEAQVQCLSEIFERAVKREILEGEMALPDVPEAVIAKYPAIAAGIQALEEQGFPVLVKDASLGGEFPVMCVTLMNPRTGGVFASFGAHPSFEVALERSLTELLQGRSFEGLNDLPQPTFESQAVTEPNNFVEHFIDSSGVVSWRFFSAKADYEFVEWDFSGQGEDSNVQEAQTLFGILEGLGKEAYMAVYDDLGATACRILVPGYSEVYPVDDLIWDNTNKALYFRDDILNLHSLDEAQLQDLVERLEESELDDYTDIKTLIGIEFDDNTVWGQLTILELKALIYLALQQFEEAKELVETFLQFNDNTVERGLFYQAVNVVLEVLLDDELELADFAPNFERMFGAERLDAAIGSLDGSVRFYGLTPTNTQLQGLDRHLRLIDSYKKLHAARQRAAG
- a CDS encoding LysR family transcriptional regulator, which translates into the protein MDLNALLVFERVAATGSFTAAARHFHRAVSSVSRQIQALEHAVGQPLLYRHTRAVTLTEAGRQYYEEVRDILERLATANEALRESQSKPGGVLRINAPSAFGQYQLVPLLHRFQQEFPAIKVELLLNDRVIDPVREGHDITFRVGNLADSSLVARRLAPMNYVVAAAPAYLEKQGTPSDPEALGQHDCLVYQGELGRQRWYFQRTGSSTEQAYEVGGRLTSNDAGSLLRAALLGQGIVLFPTWLVADELAKGALVPLLNSWRCEVMPGRRELYVLTRERQIATPKVKAFMDYLSAAVTPVAPWDRWREG
- a CDS encoding SDR family oxidoreductase, with translation MRKGTALVVGATGITGGNLASYLVASGWSVYGLSRGATAQEGVIPVAVDLLDAQGARQALAGLPITHVFYCTWVRRDSEQANVQANSAMMRNLFAALDGQRLQHASLVTGTKQYLGSFEAYGSGRIETPFRESEPRVPGDNFYYALEDVLFEAAERDGFSWNVHRPHTVIGYARGNAMNMGTTLAVYASICKATGQPFVFPGSQTQWNALTDMTDALVLARQMEWAATTPGAANQAFNTVNGDVFRWRRMWREIGEYFGLEVADCPETPQPLDDRMANAKTVWAELVQQYRLVEPDLDKLASWWHTDADLGREQECVNDTTKSRDFGFDHFRETRSAFFDLFDRLRAERIIP
- a CDS encoding SDR family NAD(P)-dependent oxidoreductase, whose protein sequence is MPIDTTPAAARHAMVIGASRGIGLGLVRTLLGRGWQVSATVRDLERMPAALSELQLQHPRQLDVVAFDMAQAAPASNLVKPAQPLQLLVVSAGVLGPEHQRADQVTRDELADLFNINAMAPLRVARALLPALSAGGVVAFISSRMGSVALNDGEGLELYRASKAALNSLTRGFAIKEAIPAGLGVLNLHPGWVQSDMGGSNAPVTVEKSTSGMVTVIEAALGQIEHRFLDFEGNTLDW
- a CDS encoding CIA30 family protein — its product is MQEHPVTEGASVSPDQLIDVYCAGAVDTTPWRVITDEVMGGVSTASLQQGERLGSPCTCLHGRTRLENDGGFVQMKHPVAPDVKTANYTGIFVELAGPAHEYELRVKTSQLDKPWQSFRHTLAVTPAWTRFIVPYSELHPHRTEATLAPESILSVAIVAIGTAFDVDVGVRRLGFYR
- a CDS encoding FMN-dependent NADH-azoreductase gives rise to the protein MTHILQLDASARPGLAGTDVHGSHSRFLSQRFVSRWLAQRKHDTLCYRDIGQQPPSIINHDWIAASFTPDENREPWMQETLAESEELVAELIAADVLVIAAPLYNFGMPAALKAWIDQIVRPGRTIEVDDSNPLDPYVAKLADRPRHAVILSARGGVGFGVGGEMAHMNHLEPNLITALGFIGITRVHQIAIEGQEAGGDVLAQSVAQATRQIDALVTELQRALQPVGTLQSA
- a CDS encoding LysR substrate-binding domain-containing protein: MGRRWLPSLSALRGFEAAARHESAKQAAEELSVTATAISHQVRALEESLGVSLFVRKPRQLELTPQGRELQQVLETAFDNISNTLERISGSPCRQAITLSTTPAVAVRWLLSWVCMLRDAHPDIDLRIHASHEPVALDGVTADIAIRYGDGRWPGLVAEKLLDNTFIPACSPHLALNDPAQLPQHSLIHFRNQAAASAPIDWAAWQKQANVPGLDVSAGLVFTDETHAVSAAVGAQGVALMSRQLIEDELREGRLVQPFGPELEGKPFFLVYPESRKNDPTIRAVRDWVMAVPGGLCSL